The following are from one region of the Paenibacillus bovis genome:
- a CDS encoding DUF1266 domain-containing protein: MIAKKQRMLTKDGLALLSIYGSSSLQYSEYFQQNPKLLVRNKTNCRNSLKVFWHIGDKESMIRHMDWIIETGYREEYNMLHKRFSMMTDSACQAYIHRLAADSTTRYQAGVVYQYLYSAPAAGIVAYDYALALYSAYAGAMAGYLTQDEKNHYVSRIIQQIQQEITGPHDYVLGYMIGVQYVQTEADPEHMAKHKIAFTKMITSAKSLLYTVSFWKQSFA; the protein is encoded by the coding sequence ATGATTGCAAAAAAACAGCGGATGCTGACAAAAGACGGGTTGGCTTTGTTATCGATCTACGGATCATCCAGTCTGCAGTATAGTGAATATTTTCAGCAGAATCCAAAACTGCTTGTCAGAAATAAAACAAATTGCCGGAATTCTCTCAAAGTCTTTTGGCATATTGGGGATAAGGAAAGTATGATACGGCATATGGACTGGATCATCGAGACAGGATATCGCGAGGAATACAATATGCTGCACAAGCGCTTCTCGATGATGACCGATTCTGCCTGCCAAGCGTATATCCATCGTCTTGCGGCAGATTCAACGACACGTTACCAGGCAGGAGTCGTTTATCAATATCTCTATTCTGCTCCTGCTGCGGGGATAGTAGCGTATGATTATGCTTTGGCTCTTTATTCGGCTTATGCTGGTGCAATGGCCGGCTATCTGACCCAAGACGAAAAAAATCATTATGTTTCCCGGATTATACAGCAGATTCAACAGGAAATTACGGGACCCCACGATTATGTACTCGGTTATATGATAGGTGTCCAATATGTGCAGACAGAAGCCGATCCCGAACATATGGCCAAGCACAAAATTGCATTTACCAAAATGATCACTTCAGCGAAAAGTCTATTGTATACCGTAAGTTTTTGGAAGCAATCCTTTGCCTAA
- the nfi gene encoding deoxyribonuclease V (cleaves DNA at apurinic or apyrimidinic sites) has translation MLKIHIQHRWDLNEKEATSLQKELANQVITQDQLPNIQYIAGVDVAYSEHTDQLIAAVVVLDAFTLEVIESVTVKDAVQFPYLPGLFSFRELPPVIKALQQIEHEPQLIVCDSQGLAHPRRFGLACHLGVLLNIPAIGCGKTRLVGEHTEPDRLRGSSSALIDEEQQIGSVLRTQTDVKPVFVSVGHRISLETANEWILRLTPRYRLPETTRMADQLVRKALKELENEVDVYNILEIDQ, from the coding sequence ATGTTGAAAATACATATCCAGCATCGCTGGGATCTGAATGAAAAAGAAGCGACATCGCTTCAAAAAGAGCTTGCGAATCAGGTGATCACCCAGGATCAGCTGCCAAATATACAATATATTGCCGGAGTGGATGTCGCATACAGTGAACATACCGACCAGCTGATTGCAGCTGTTGTTGTTCTGGATGCTTTTACATTGGAAGTGATCGAATCGGTTACGGTAAAGGATGCTGTACAGTTTCCTTATTTGCCCGGTCTGTTCTCGTTCCGTGAACTACCGCCTGTGATCAAAGCACTTCAGCAGATTGAACATGAACCCCAGCTGATCGTATGCGACAGCCAGGGTCTCGCTCATCCGAGACGGTTCGGGCTGGCTTGTCATCTGGGTGTACTGCTCAATATACCTGCGATAGGATGCGGCAAGACGAGGCTGGTTGGGGAACACACAGAGCCGGATCGGTTACGAGGATCTTCTTCTGCGCTGATTGATGAAGAGCAGCAGATCGGGAGTGTACTACGTACGCAGACGGATGTGAAGCCTGTATTTGTATCTGTAGGGCATAGGATTAGTCTGGAGACGGCGAATGAATGGATATTGCGGCTCACTCCTCGCTATCGCCTGCCGGAGACGACGCGGATGGCAGACCAGCTGGTACGCAAAGCTTTGAAAGAGCTGGAGAATGAAGTTGATGTTTATAATATTTTAGAGATTGACCAATAA
- a CDS encoding YitT family protein: MRRRTNWNTSWMVAGKQILAILLGTFILAFAYYHINFYNNLSEGGFVGLALLGKYLFGWSPAWSTFVLDIPVILLAWWLKGHRFMVYTLIGAASFSIFYSGFEQLSPFVVDLHGNLLIAAALSGLLTGLGAGIVLRYGGATGGDDVLSRLISEWKGWKIGNVFFIGDVIVLGLCLFFLPFKETMYTMLAVWLAGKMITWTINVKVGFKLPHFMRPDKSVAPIQIPVKTSASVQQSH; the protein is encoded by the coding sequence ATGAGGAGAAGAACAAATTGGAACACAAGCTGGATGGTGGCAGGGAAACAAATCCTGGCCATACTATTGGGTACGTTTATTCTGGCGTTTGCTTATTATCATATTAATTTTTACAACAATCTGTCGGAAGGCGGATTCGTAGGACTGGCACTGCTGGGCAAGTATTTGTTTGGTTGGTCGCCGGCCTGGAGCACATTTGTACTGGATATTCCGGTTATTTTACTGGCCTGGTGGCTGAAAGGGCACCGTTTTATGGTCTACACACTAATTGGAGCGGCATCATTTTCTATCTTCTATTCGGGATTCGAACAGCTATCGCCGTTTGTCGTGGACTTACACGGGAATCTGCTTATTGCAGCAGCTCTATCTGGTCTGTTGACCGGTCTCGGAGCAGGTATTGTGCTCCGTTATGGAGGGGCCACGGGAGGCGACGATGTATTATCAAGATTAATCAGCGAATGGAAAGGCTGGAAAATCGGTAATGTTTTCTTTATCGGCGATGTAATTGTACTGGGCTTGTGCCTGTTTTTCCTGCCTTTCAAAGAAACGATGTATACAATGCTGGCAGTCTGGTTGGCAGGCAAGATGATTACGTGGACGATAAATGTAAAAGTGGGATTCAAGCTTCCTCATTTTATGCGTCCGGACAAATCGGTTGCACCGATTCAGATTCCTGTTAAAACATCAGCATCTGTTCAGCAGTCGCACTAA
- a CDS encoding molecular chaperone HscC codes for MTMIGIDLGTTNSLVGCWTEAGPKLIPNVLGKYLTPSVVSVDDNGEVLVGQIAKERMITHPQVTASAFKRYMGTEKRYPLGRYTFTPEELSSFVIRSLKEDAEAHLGHPVTGAVISVPAYFNDTQRRMTRRAAELAGLKVERLISEPTAAAISYGLHEQQDETTFLVFDLGGGTFDVSILEFFEGVMEVKSIAGDNYLGGEDFTQLLISHFIAIHNLDEESLDSKERSALFKQAEICKREISTHPGRGQMVFTKGKQQYELEIDRDEFEQIAAPLILRLRHPVERAIRDAQLSPEDLDAVILIGGATRMPMIRSVISKMFGQLPFTQINPDEAVALGAVIQVALKERNEALKEVILTDVCPFTLGIETTHATDAGGYDEGHFSPIIERNTPIPVSKVEEFCTLYDNQQQVKLNIFQGESRKVKNNVKIGELRLDVPRGAAGEQVFAVRFTYDINGILEVEVTVVSTGVTRTLIIEKEPGKISSEEIRQRLEQLKDIKIHPRDRIENRLLLAQAERLYEETLGEKRREIEFWTRKFENVLALQDEHKLKAARAEFKKQLEQLEKWFDY; via the coding sequence ATGACAATGATCGGAATTGATCTGGGAACAACAAATAGTCTGGTAGGCTGCTGGACCGAAGCTGGACCAAAGCTGATTCCCAATGTACTTGGTAAATATCTAACTCCTTCTGTTGTGAGCGTGGATGATAACGGGGAGGTTCTGGTCGGTCAGATCGCCAAGGAACGTATGATTACTCATCCGCAGGTCACTGCTTCTGCCTTTAAGCGTTATATGGGAACCGAGAAGCGCTATCCGCTCGGCAGGTATACATTTACACCGGAAGAACTGTCCTCGTTTGTTATTCGTTCATTGAAAGAAGATGCCGAAGCGCATCTGGGACATCCGGTAACCGGAGCTGTGATTAGCGTACCAGCGTACTTCAATGATACTCAGCGCCGGATGACCCGGCGTGCAGCCGAGCTGGCAGGCTTGAAGGTAGAACGCTTGATCAGTGAGCCGACAGCAGCTGCTATTTCGTATGGACTGCATGAACAACAGGATGAGACGACTTTTCTGGTATTCGACCTGGGCGGAGGAACATTTGATGTTTCCATTCTTGAGTTTTTTGAAGGCGTAATGGAAGTCAAATCAATTGCCGGAGATAATTATCTGGGTGGTGAAGATTTTACCCAGCTGCTGATATCCCATTTTATCGCTATACATAATCTGGATGAGGAATCGCTGGATTCCAAGGAGCGCTCTGCTTTATTCAAGCAGGCAGAAATCTGTAAACGCGAGATCAGTACGCATCCAGGACGAGGACAGATGGTATTTACAAAGGGCAAGCAGCAATACGAGCTGGAGATAGATCGCGATGAATTTGAGCAAATTGCAGCGCCTTTGATACTCCGTCTGCGTCATCCTGTAGAGCGTGCTATACGGGATGCACAGTTATCTCCTGAAGATCTCGATGCGGTTATCCTGATTGGCGGTGCTACACGCATGCCTATGATTCGCTCGGTGATCAGCAAGATGTTCGGCCAGCTTCCTTTTACACAGATCAATCCCGATGAGGCGGTTGCGCTGGGTGCTGTGATTCAGGTAGCGCTCAAGGAACGCAATGAAGCGCTCAAAGAGGTTATTCTGACCGATGTCTGTCCATTTACACTAGGGATAGAGACAACTCATGCTACCGATGCAGGCGGCTATGATGAAGGGCATTTCTCCCCAATCATTGAGCGTAATACGCCAATTCCGGTAAGTAAAGTGGAAGAATTTTGTACCCTTTATGATAATCAGCAGCAAGTTAAACTGAATATCTTCCAGGGAGAAAGTCGGAAAGTCAAAAATAATGTAAAGATTGGTGAGCTTCGTCTGGATGTTCCTCGGGGGGCTGCAGGAGAGCAGGTCTTTGCAGTACGATTCACGTATGATATCAATGGTATTCTGGAGGTTGAAGTAACTGTAGTCAGTACCGGAGTAACTCGTACCCTTATTATTGAAAAAGAGCCGGGTAAAATCTCGTCAGAAGAAATCCGCCAGCGTCTGGAGCAGCTCAAGGATATCAAGATTCATCCCCGCGATCGTATAGAAAATCGGTTGCTGCTGGCACAGGCCGAACGATTATATGAAGAAACGCTCGGTGAAAAGCGTCGGGAGATCGAATTCTGGACTCGCAAATTCGAAAATGTACTAGCTCTGCAGGATGAACATAAATTAAAAGCAGCCAGAGCAGAATTCAAAAAGCAGCTGGAACAATTGGAAAAATGGTTTGATTATTAA
- a CDS encoding LLM class flavin-dependent oxidoreductase, which yields MLKLGVLDQSHINEGHNATNALSNTLQLAQAADELGYSRFWMSEHHASPSLAHSSPEIMISHVASQTKRIRVGSGGIMLPHYSAYKVAENFRLLEALYPNRIDLGVGRAPGGMPLATRALQEGKFPSMHSADRYPQQIVDLIGYLNDATPSDHRFAGLIAEPSISTTPELWLLGSSGGTAELAAMTGASYAFAQFFGTAGGEEAVAHYKENFQPSVMASAPKSLAAITVSCAETEEEAEYHMRSNDLYFLMLRENRPMPYLPSAKTAAEYPYTSTEKAHIEDTRRFRVVGTPDQVREKLLRFAADYQTDELLIVSAIHDNEARIRSYRLLAEAFQLGQH from the coding sequence ATGTTGAAATTAGGCGTGCTTGACCAGTCTCATATTAATGAAGGACATAATGCTACCAATGCATTGTCCAATACACTCCAGCTTGCTCAGGCTGCAGATGAACTAGGGTATTCCCGCTTTTGGATGTCCGAGCACCATGCTTCTCCCAGTCTGGCTCATTCCAGTCCCGAAATCATGATCTCTCATGTAGCATCCCAGACCAAGCGTATCCGCGTCGGCTCCGGTGGCATCATGCTGCCTCATTACAGTGCCTATAAGGTCGCCGAGAATTTCCGGCTGCTCGAAGCGCTCTATCCCAACCGGATCGATCTGGGTGTAGGACGTGCACCAGGTGGAATGCCGCTTGCCACACGTGCGCTGCAGGAAGGCAAATTCCCTTCTATGCACAGTGCTGACCGCTACCCACAGCAGATTGTCGATCTGATCGGCTATCTGAATGACGCTACACCATCCGATCATCGGTTTGCCGGATTGATTGCCGAACCGAGCATTTCTACGACTCCCGAGCTGTGGCTGCTTGGCTCAAGCGGCGGTACAGCAGAACTGGCGGCGATGACTGGCGCTTCCTATGCATTTGCCCAGTTTTTTGGTACAGCTGGCGGTGAAGAAGCAGTAGCCCACTACAAGGAGAACTTCCAGCCGTCCGTTATGGCTTCTGCACCCAAGTCACTAGCGGCAATTACGGTCTCTTGCGCAGAGACCGAAGAAGAAGCCGAGTATCATATGCGCAGTAATGATCTCTACTTCCTGATGCTGCGCGAGAATCGTCCTATGCCGTATCTGCCTTCTGCCAAAACGGCAGCAGAATATCCGTATACAAGCACTGAAAAAGCACATATCGAAGATACCCGCCGCTTCCGTGTAGTCGGTACACCCGATCAGGTTCGCGAGAAACTGCTGCGTTTTGCTGCTGATTATCAAACAGATGAGCTGCTGATCGTGTCGGCGATTCATGATAATGAAGCACGTATTCGTTCCTATCGACTGCTGGCTGAAGCTTTTCAATTAGGTCAACATTAA
- a CDS encoding MFS transporter, with the protein MQNTVSPQQTAPQNDRFPAALFCLTAGAFAIGMTEFVIMGLLPNVANDLGVTIPQAGQLITGYALGVAVGAPILTIATNRIAQKQLLCLLMAIFIIGNLVAALAPSYGLLMGSRLVTALAHGTFLGTGSLIAARLVRPDKRAGAVSMVLAGLTIANIIGVPFGTLIGQHLGWRASFGAITVMGVISLLGIIFLIPRIEQAAQPSLSKEVRSLLQPQVLLILLTGAFGCCSMFTVFTYITPMLTDVSGFQESSVTWILVMYGIGVTLGNIVGGRLADWKLMPSIITIFAILSLMLIILSGVLHMPWLALVFIFLWGAAAFGIMPGIQLRIMNLAHEAPRLAATSSHSALNLGNATGAFLGGVVITHAGLVYVPLVGGLIAAVGMCGAILSYYMVEKKKRHSA; encoded by the coding sequence ATGCAAAATACAGTATCACCGCAACAAACGGCTCCACAAAATGACCGCTTCCCTGCTGCATTGTTCTGTCTGACAGCCGGTGCTTTTGCGATTGGGATGACCGAATTTGTTATTATGGGACTGCTGCCCAATGTAGCCAATGATCTGGGCGTAACGATCCCGCAGGCCGGGCAGCTGATTACCGGTTATGCGCTTGGTGTAGCCGTAGGCGCTCCCATCCTCACTATTGCGACCAATCGTATCGCCCAGAAGCAGCTGCTTTGTCTGCTAATGGCTATTTTTATTATCGGTAATCTGGTAGCTGCTCTTGCACCCAGTTACGGCCTGCTAATGGGCTCCAGACTGGTGACAGCGCTGGCTCATGGTACATTTCTCGGTACAGGCTCATTAATCGCTGCCCGCCTGGTACGACCAGACAAACGCGCTGGAGCGGTATCTATGGTACTCGCCGGGCTTACCATTGCCAATATTATTGGCGTTCCTTTTGGTACACTGATCGGACAGCATTTGGGCTGGCGTGCTTCTTTTGGCGCAATTACGGTGATGGGCGTTATCTCGCTGTTAGGAATTATATTCCTTATTCCGCGTATCGAACAAGCAGCACAGCCAAGCCTGTCCAAAGAAGTGCGCAGTCTGCTGCAGCCACAGGTGCTGCTGATTCTGCTGACTGGTGCTTTTGGCTGCTGCAGTATGTTTACAGTATTTACGTACATTACACCGATGCTAACAGATGTATCCGGCTTCCAGGAAAGCAGTGTCACCTGGATTCTGGTTATGTACGGGATCGGAGTAACGCTGGGCAATATTGTCGGCGGCAGACTCGCTGACTGGAAACTGATGCCTTCCATTATTACCATTTTTGCTATTCTGTCCTTGATGCTGATCATTCTGTCAGGTGTGCTGCATATGCCGTGGCTGGCTCTTGTATTCATCTTTTTGTGGGGTGCGGCTGCTTTTGGCATTATGCCGGGGATACAGCTGCGCATTATGAATCTGGCTCATGAAGCTCCACGGCTCGCAGCGACCTCCAGCCATTCTGCTCTCAATCTGGGTAATGCAACCGGAGCTTTCCTAGGTGGTGTGGTGATTACCCATGCAGGACTGGTCTATGTGCCGCTGGTTGGCGGTTTGATTGCTGCTGTCGGAATGTGCGGAGCAATACTCAGTTACTATATGGTAGAAAAAAAGAAAAGACATTCGGCCTGA
- a CDS encoding MFS transporter: MNKPIRLYPSFYYLIGTQTLSNAADIIYIMGIISLVMAGTDSILAGVFVPFFRSSSQLLSGLVASLMLVRFRLARLLLFCQFGQFVIFAVLALYLWVSREQASLPLIFTLIFGMSFLDGWTTPARNSLIPRLVHRDELLRANGMVSVSDQIIRCAGWAMGGILVAWIGALSTLMLAGIFYAVAMVFTAFIREPQTAEVENSANTMDAPVIAQRGEAAASDDEQIASASADSEREYMKTLTEGWQLIWRKPKIRTLIFMDMVDMLGGSVWVGAFILAFVVQVLHQGEEWWGFINTAYFAGAIGGGLLVVGLVRWLNGREFRAMLLGIGIYSILTLVFAVTTNPYISLLLVVAMGPAAELAAVNRRTLLQLSVTREQLPKLLSAQDATLNFTFCISLLIMGWIAEQFGIVNLYLLAGIMSVCALVVGLLSRSAFRQKRTLS; the protein is encoded by the coding sequence ATGAACAAGCCGATACGATTGTATCCTTCTTTTTATTATTTGATTGGTACCCAGACACTATCCAATGCGGCTGATATTATCTATATTATGGGTATTATCTCGCTGGTTATGGCAGGTACGGACTCGATTCTGGCAGGGGTGTTTGTTCCCTTTTTCCGTTCATCTTCGCAGCTGCTCAGTGGTCTGGTGGCATCACTAATGCTGGTGAGGTTTCGGCTGGCAAGACTTTTACTTTTTTGCCAGTTTGGTCAGTTTGTTATTTTTGCTGTGCTGGCACTGTATTTATGGGTATCGCGGGAGCAGGCTTCGCTACCTCTGATTTTCACTTTAATTTTTGGGATGTCTTTTCTGGATGGCTGGACGACACCGGCGCGCAATAGTCTGATTCCCCGGCTTGTTCATCGTGATGAGCTGCTGAGAGCCAATGGTATGGTCTCGGTCAGCGACCAGATTATTCGCTGTGCCGGCTGGGCGATGGGAGGTATTCTGGTAGCCTGGATTGGAGCTCTATCCACGCTGATGCTGGCGGGAATATTCTATGCAGTCGCAATGGTATTTACTGCTTTTATCCGCGAGCCGCAAACTGCTGAGGTGGAGAATTCGGCAAATACAATGGATGCGCCTGTGATTGCCCAGCGCGGAGAAGCTGCTGCTTCTGATGACGAACAGATTGCATCCGCGTCAGCAGACAGTGAACGTGAATATATGAAGACATTGACAGAAGGCTGGCAATTGATCTGGCGCAAACCCAAAATTCGCACATTGATCTTTATGGATATGGTCGATATGCTGGGCGGCTCGGTATGGGTAGGTGCATTTATATTGGCATTTGTTGTGCAGGTGCTGCATCAGGGTGAGGAATGGTGGGGATTTATCAACACCGCTTATTTTGCCGGAGCGATCGGCGGAGGACTGCTGGTCGTGGGGCTGGTTCGCTGGTTAAATGGCCGGGAGTTCCGGGCGATGCTGCTGGGTATTGGGATTTATTCCATATTAACGTTGGTATTTGCTGTAACGACGAATCCGTATATTTCATTGCTGCTGGTCGTGGCGATGGGTCCGGCAGCCGAACTCGCGGCTGTCAATCGGCGGACACTGCTGCAGCTCAGTGTAACGAGAGAACAGCTGCCTAAGCTGCTGTCTGCCCAGGATGCTACGCTCAACTTTACATTTTGCATCTCGCTGCTGATTATGGGCTGGATTGCCGAACAGTTCGGGATTGTCAATCTGTATCTGCTGGCAGGTATCATGTCGGTATGTGCGCTGGTTGTCGGATTACTGAGCCGATCTGCTTTTCGCCAAAAGAGAACCCTATCTTAA
- the hxlB gene encoding 6-phospho-3-hexuloisomerase, which produces MSTLTGISGHFERIIQELQGTLAAIPADQVEQLTEQILNARKIFTAGAGRSGLMAKALAMRLMQLGLDAYVVGETVTPRAGKGDLLIIASGSGETQGLHIMAQKAGKENVQLAAVTIFPDSSIGKLADWVVQVPGSPKDPADQGSYETVQPMGSLFEQTVLLLFDAIMLRLMEKRGGDSAAMFTNHANLE; this is translated from the coding sequence ATGAGTACACTGACTGGCATTTCCGGACATTTTGAACGGATTATTCAGGAACTGCAGGGTACACTGGCAGCGATTCCGGCCGATCAGGTAGAACAGCTGACCGAGCAGATTCTGAATGCACGCAAAATATTCACTGCAGGTGCCGGACGATCAGGCTTGATGGCCAAAGCGCTAGCGATGCGTCTGATGCAGCTGGGACTCGATGCTTATGTAGTAGGCGAGACAGTAACTCCGCGGGCTGGTAAAGGAGATCTTCTGATTATTGCTTCCGGTTCGGGTGAAACCCAGGGACTTCATATTATGGCCCAAAAAGCCGGCAAAGAAAATGTACAGCTCGCTGCTGTTACCATTTTTCCGGATTCTTCAATCGGCAAACTGGCGGATTGGGTCGTACAGGTTCCCGGTTCTCCCAAAGATCCGGCGGATCAGGGAAGTTATGAAACAGTACAGCCGATGGGTTCCCTGTTTGAGCAAACGGTACTGCTGTTGTTCGATGCCATTATGCTGCGTCTGATGGAAAAACGCGGCGGCGATTCGGCAGCGATGTTTACCAATCATGCTAATCTGGAATAG
- a CDS encoding RNA 2'-phosphotransferase: protein MLEQQQEKQLSKWISLILRHSPEQYGIVLDEDAACPISELVQVIGQERKWSFVTEEHIRYVVARSDKQRFEIIDNRIRARYGHSRPAIHYEPSQPPEMLYHGTSVQAWAVIEQEGLRPMGRRYVHLSEKTDFAELAGKRKGKLVLLKINTTAEGAEDILFYNAGHGVWLCDRIPAQCISKVSS from the coding sequence ATGTTGGAACAACAGCAGGAAAAACAGCTCAGCAAATGGATTAGCCTGATTCTGCGACACTCGCCCGAACAGTATGGCATTGTATTGGATGAAGATGCCGCCTGTCCGATCAGTGAACTCGTACAGGTGATTGGCCAAGAGCGTAAATGGAGCTTTGTCACCGAGGAGCATATCCGTTATGTGGTAGCACGTTCGGATAAGCAGCGCTTTGAGATTATAGATAACCGGATTCGTGCACGATATGGGCATAGCCGTCCGGCTATTCATTATGAACCTTCCCAGCCACCTGAAATGCTGTATCATGGTACGTCGGTACAAGCCTGGGCAGTGATTGAACAGGAAGGACTTCGTCCAATGGGCAGAAGATATGTACATTTATCCGAAAAGACCGATTTTGCCGAGTTGGCTGGCAAACGAAAAGGAAAGCTGGTATTGCTGAAAATCAATACAACAGCAGAGGGAGCCGAAGATATTTTATTTTACAATGCTGGTCATGGTGTCTGGCTGTGTGACCGGATACCTGCACAATGCATCAGTAAAGTATCGTCATAG
- a CDS encoding DUF6612 family protein, with amino-acid sequence MKKFSVVLLGAAVAVSLAACGNDQEAAKAPANTTAPAGTEASTTAPTAVPTADELLTKASEAAAKVKSYAADAVIKQDITVSVDGKEQKMQNENSTTMEVVQEPMSAHMNISTKVVQGGQNQEQKQELYITNDAVYLNANDTWQKAPDSAKQQFVDLIKQQGTLKDTIDRMKSMASDTKVTDEGDHYNLVATLTGDKVKEQAQKFLSGDAANAQMAEMMKQMNIHDMEVTYMMDKTTSNLTGAAVKMTMDMDQQGQKMNLVMDMDSTYSKYNEFDKIEVPADVVKSAK; translated from the coding sequence TTGAAAAAGTTTAGCGTTGTATTACTCGGAGCAGCAGTAGCTGTATCACTGGCAGCTTGTGGTAACGATCAGGAAGCCGCAAAAGCACCTGCTAACACTACCGCACCTGCAGGCACAGAAGCATCCACTACTGCTCCGACAGCCGTACCTACAGCAGATGAGCTGCTTACCAAAGCAAGTGAAGCAGCAGCTAAAGTAAAAAGTTATGCTGCAGATGCAGTCATCAAGCAGGATATCACTGTAAGTGTAGATGGCAAGGAACAGAAAATGCAGAATGAAAACTCCACAACAATGGAAGTTGTTCAAGAGCCAATGTCTGCTCACATGAATATTTCTACTAAAGTTGTACAAGGTGGACAAAATCAGGAGCAAAAGCAGGAATTGTACATAACAAATGATGCAGTGTATCTGAATGCCAATGATACCTGGCAGAAAGCTCCAGACTCTGCCAAGCAGCAATTTGTTGATCTGATCAAACAACAGGGTACCCTGAAAGATACGATCGATCGTATGAAGTCCATGGCAAGTGACACCAAAGTAACCGATGAAGGCGATCACTACAATCTGGTAGCTACGCTGACCGGTGACAAAGTAAAAGAACAGGCTCAAAAGTTCCTGAGCGGTGATGCTGCCAATGCACAAATGGCTGAAATGATGAAACAAATGAATATTCATGATATGGAAGTTACTTATATGATGGACAAAACAACTTCCAATCTGACAGGTGCTGCTGTCAAAATGACAATGGACATGGATCAGCAGGGACAGAAAATGAACCTTGTAATGGATATGGACAGCACGTATTCCAAATACAACGAGTTCGACAAGATTGAAGTTCCGGCTGACGTTGTAAAAAGCGCGAAGTAA
- the hxlA gene encoding 3-hexulose-6-phosphate synthase gives MELQLALDLVNIPEGIALVKEVEPFIDIVEIGTPIVINEGLHAVKAMKEAFPNLKVLADLKIMDAGGYEIMKASEAGADIITVLGASNDLTIKGCVDEAKKQGRKVLVDMINVKDIASRAKELDELGVDYICVHTGYDGQAAGQNPFEDLATIKSVVKTAKTAVAGGIKLATMPEVIKANPDLVIVGGGITSQDDKAAAASQIRELIAQA, from the coding sequence ATGGAACTTCAACTCGCTCTGGATCTTGTAAATATCCCGGAAGGTATCGCACTTGTTAAAGAAGTGGAGCCTTTTATCGATATCGTGGAAATCGGTACACCTATTGTTATTAACGAAGGCCTGCATGCCGTTAAAGCCATGAAAGAAGCTTTCCCTAATCTGAAAGTACTGGCTGACCTGAAAATTATGGATGCCGGTGGTTATGAAATCATGAAAGCATCCGAAGCTGGTGCAGATATTATCACTGTACTGGGTGCAAGTAACGATCTGACAATCAAAGGTTGTGTAGACGAAGCCAAAAAACAGGGTCGTAAAGTACTGGTTGATATGATCAACGTTAAAGATATCGCTAGCCGTGCCAAAGAACTGGACGAGCTGGGCGTAGACTATATCTGCGTACACACTGGCTATGACGGTCAAGCTGCCGGTCAGAATCCTTTCGAAGATCTGGCAACAATCAAAAGCGTAGTTAAAACAGCAAAAACAGCAGTAGCTGGCGGTATTAAACTGGCAACGATGCCAGAAGTAATCAAAGCCAACCCTGATCTGGTTATCGTTGGCGGCGGCATCACCAGCCAAGACGACAAAGCGGCAGCAGCTTCCCAGATCCGCGAACTGATCGCTCAGGCGTAA